The following are encoded in a window of Rosa chinensis cultivar Old Blush chromosome 4, RchiOBHm-V2, whole genome shotgun sequence genomic DNA:
- the LOC112197280 gene encoding plant intracellular Ras-group-related LRR protein 6, with translation MMYEQQQQQQQPQQVRMDIRKKAGHERRKSMTEEERLEIVDLSGMSLDALPNPSLNLGSICKLDLSNNNLQNIPESLTARLLNVVVFDVHSNQLKSLPNSIGCLSKLKILNVSGNLLESLPKPIENCRSLEELNANFNKISVLPDTIGFEVINLKKLSVNSNKLVFLPRSLTHLTNLRVLDARLNCLRSLPEDLENLINLEVLNVSQNFQYLETLPYSIGLLMSLVELDVSYNKITALPDSIGCLKKLQKLIVEGNPMVSPPVEVFEQGLHAVREYLSEKMNGGHKSPTKKKSWVGKLVKYGTFNGANRSVSREEREGYIMPEYRSIDGLASPRYMGMFSPRRLFSPRHYFSR, from the exons ATGATGTACGAGCAACAGCAGCAACAACAGCAGCCGCAGCAAGTGAGGATGGATATCAGGAAGAAGGCTGGTCATGAGAGGAGGAAGTCGATGACCGAAGAAGAGAGGCTTGAGATTGTGGATTTGAGTGGGATGTCTCTTGATGCCTTGCCTAATCCCTCTCTCAATTTGGGGAGTATTTGCAAGCTTGATCTTTCCAATAACAATCTCCAG AACATACCAGAATCCTTGACAGCAAGGTTACTGAACGTGGTGGTGTTCGACGTGCACTCAAATCAGCTGAAGTCCCTTCCAAACTCAATTGGGTGTTTGTCAAAGCTCAAGATTCTCAATGTTTCTGGAAACCTTCTTGAATCTCTCCCCAAACCTATTGAAAATTGCAG GTCACTGGAAGAGTTGAATGCCAACTTCAACAAGATCAGCGTGCTCCCAGACACCATTGGATTCGAAGTTATCAACCTCAAGAAGCTATCCGTGAACTCCAACAAGCTTGTCTTCTTGCCACGCTCTCTCACCCACCTGACCAATCTGCGGGTACTAGATGCTCGCCTGAACTGCCTCAGGTCTCTTCCTGAAGACCTTGAGAACCTCATCAACCTCGAAGTTCTCAATGTCAGCCAAAACTTCCAGTACCTGGAAACCCTACCCTACTCCATTGGCCTCCTCATGTCCCTTGTCGAACTGGACGTCAGCTACAACAAGATCACCGCCCTCCCGGACTCCATCGGATGTCTcaagaagctccagaagctcaTTGTCGAAGGCAACCCTATGGTCTCGCCTCCAGTCGAGGTTTTCGAGCAGGGTTTGCATGCGGTGAGGGAGTACCTAAGTGAGAAAATGAATGGTGGACACAAGAGTCCAACCAAGAAGAAATCTTGGGTGGGGAAGTTGGTGAAGTATGGCACCTTCAACGGGGCCAACAGAAGCGTCTCtcgagaggagagagaagggtaCATCATGCCTGAGTACCGCTCCATCGACGGCCTTGCTTCCCCGAGGTATATGGGAATGTTCTCTCCCCGTCGTCTATTCTCGCCTCGTCATTACTTCAGTCGGTGA